A genomic segment from Streptosporangium roseum DSM 43021 encodes:
- a CDS encoding saccharopine dehydrogenase family protein, whose translation MRILLVGAGGVGSAVVPIAARRDFFEHIVVADSKQSRAADAVAKIGDPRFSAIGLDASDQAAVEAALAEHRCDVLFNAVDPRFTMSLFRAALNAGAHYLDMAMSLSRPHPRRPYELTGVKLGDEQFALGDAWRDRGTLALVGMGVEPGLADVFARYAAEHLFGSIEEIGIRDGSNLVVEGYDFAPTFSIWTTIEECLNPPVIWENGGWHTTEPFSEPEVFDFPEGIGPVECVNVEHEEVLLVPRWIDTKRVTFKYGLGEEFIDVLKTLHKLGLDNAGKIRVGGVETSPRDVVAASLPDPATLGDRMRGKTCAGTWVKGVGKDGEPREVYLYHVVDNEWSMREYGCQAVVWQTAVHPVVALELLATGGWSGTGVLGPEAFDAVPFLDLLNAYGSPWGMRDQAGQVLQPA comes from the coding sequence ATGAGAATTCTTCTTGTAGGGGCCGGCGGGGTCGGCTCCGCTGTGGTTCCGATCGCCGCGCGCCGAGATTTCTTCGAACACATCGTGGTGGCGGACTCCAAACAGAGCCGCGCCGCCGACGCCGTGGCCAAGATCGGTGATCCGCGCTTCAGTGCCATCGGGCTGGACGCCTCCGACCAGGCGGCGGTCGAGGCCGCCCTGGCCGAGCACCGCTGTGACGTCCTCTTCAACGCCGTGGATCCCCGTTTCACCATGTCCCTTTTCCGGGCGGCGCTCAACGCCGGGGCGCACTACCTCGACATGGCGATGTCACTGTCGCGGCCCCACCCCCGCAGGCCGTACGAGCTGACCGGCGTGAAGCTGGGCGACGAGCAGTTCGCGCTCGGCGACGCCTGGCGCGACAGGGGCACGCTGGCGCTGGTCGGCATGGGGGTGGAGCCCGGCCTCGCCGACGTGTTCGCGCGCTACGCGGCCGAGCACCTCTTCGGGAGCATCGAGGAGATCGGCATCCGCGACGGGTCGAACCTGGTGGTCGAGGGCTACGACTTCGCGCCGACCTTCTCGATCTGGACGACCATCGAGGAGTGCCTCAACCCGCCGGTGATCTGGGAGAACGGCGGCTGGCACACCACCGAGCCGTTCAGCGAGCCGGAGGTCTTCGACTTCCCCGAGGGGATCGGCCCGGTCGAGTGCGTGAACGTCGAGCACGAGGAGGTGCTGCTCGTGCCGCGCTGGATCGACACCAAGCGGGTGACGTTCAAGTACGGCCTCGGCGAGGAGTTCATCGACGTCCTCAAGACCCTGCACAAGCTCGGCCTGGACAACGCGGGCAAGATCCGGGTCGGCGGTGTCGAGACCTCTCCCCGTGACGTCGTCGCGGCCAGCTTGCCCGATCCGGCCACGCTCGGCGACCGGATGCGCGGCAAGACCTGCGCCGGCACCTGGGTGAAGGGCGTCGGCAAGGACGGCGAGCCGCGCGAGGTCTACCTCTACCACGTGGTCGACAACGAGTGGTCGATGCGGGAGTACGGTTGCCAGGCGGTGGTCTGGCAGACCGCCGTGCACCCGGTGGTCGCCCTGGAACTGCTGGCCACCGGCGGCTGGTCGGGCACCGGGGTGCTGGGGCCCGAGGCGTTCGACGCGGTGCCGTTCCTGGATCTGCTCAACGCCTACGGCTCGCCGTGGGGAATGCGCGACCAGGCCGGCCAGGTCCTGCAGCCCGCCTGA
- a CDS encoding ABC transporter permease, producing MGSYLLKRLISNVLLVAIAASMAYFLAATSLNPRAKYEGRQPPVAEAVVDGLLDDYNLNDKTPVFERYVTWVSGVVQGDLGRTWEGKEVNGEMGRRIGVSLRLLLIGTIVGSGIGVAVGAYAAVRQYTISDRVIGVTSFVIMAIPVFVIATMLTIAAVGLNGALGFTLLEYTGEYTPGLSGWEQFTSRLNHLILPTISLCLGQIAFYSRIQRNMMLDVLGQDFVRTARAKGLSRRKALFKHALRTALIPAATYFAFAFGTLLTGAIFTEKIFGWHGMGAWLVDSIQQNDTNAVAAVSLFAAVCVLVAGLLSDLAVAALDPRVRVS from the coding sequence ATGGGCTCCTACCTGCTGAAGCGGCTGATCAGCAATGTCCTGCTCGTGGCGATCGCCGCGAGCATGGCCTACTTTCTCGCCGCGACCAGCCTCAACCCCAGGGCCAAGTACGAAGGCCGCCAGCCGCCGGTGGCGGAGGCGGTCGTCGACGGGTTGCTGGACGACTACAACCTCAACGACAAGACGCCGGTCTTCGAGCGGTACGTCACCTGGGTCTCCGGAGTCGTCCAAGGCGATCTCGGCAGGACCTGGGAGGGCAAGGAGGTCAACGGCGAGATGGGCCGGCGCATCGGCGTCAGCCTGCGACTGCTGCTCATCGGCACGATCGTCGGCTCGGGCATCGGGGTGGCCGTCGGGGCCTACGCCGCGGTCAGGCAGTACACGATCAGCGACCGGGTGATCGGCGTGACCTCCTTCGTCATCATGGCGATCCCGGTCTTCGTGATCGCGACGATGCTCACCATCGCGGCGGTCGGGCTCAACGGCGCCCTGGGCTTCACGCTGCTGGAGTACACCGGCGAGTACACCCCCGGGCTGAGCGGCTGGGAGCAGTTCACCAGTCGGCTCAATCACCTGATCCTGCCGACGATCTCGCTCTGCCTCGGGCAGATCGCCTTCTACAGCCGGATCCAGCGCAACATGATGCTGGACGTGCTGGGCCAGGACTTCGTCCGCACCGCCAGGGCCAAGGGCCTCAGCCGCAGGAAGGCGCTGTTCAAGCACGCGCTGCGGACCGCGCTGATCCCGGCCGCGACCTACTTCGCCTTCGCCTTCGGCACGCTGCTGACCGGTGCGATCTTCACCGAGAAGATCTTCGGCTGGCACGGAATGGGGGCCTGGCTGGTGGACTCGATCCAGCAGAACGACACCAACGCGGTCGCCGCGGTGAGCCTGTTCGCCGCCGTCTGCGTGCTGGTCGCGGGCCTGCTGTCGGACCTCGCCGTGGCCGCCCTCGACCCCCGGGTCCGGGTGAGCTAG
- a CDS encoding ABC transporter permease gives MRSKVVLARLARNAQARYGLFALLLLLLLAYVGPFAGAHDWTDKDFLAFLEPPSAEHWWGTTQIGQDVYAVTLRGMQKSIIIGFLVALFSTGVAALVGAAAGYFGGWVDRALMWGADLLLVLPSFLIIAILSPNLKGGSWLWFVVLLAAFSWMITSRVVRSMTLSLREREYILAARYMGIPGWRIILRHVVPNLSSLLIIDATLNVSAAIIGEASLSFFGFGVQPPDVSLGTLIAAGSGQVTGYPWLFLFPAGLLVLLVLSVNLVGDGLRDALDPGSNQ, from the coding sequence ATGCGCTCGAAAGTCGTCCTCGCCCGCCTGGCGCGCAACGCGCAGGCCCGCTACGGCCTCTTCGCCCTCCTGCTGCTCCTGCTGCTCGCCTACGTCGGCCCCTTCGCCGGCGCCCACGACTGGACCGACAAGGACTTCCTGGCCTTCCTGGAGCCGCCCTCGGCCGAGCACTGGTGGGGCACCACCCAGATCGGCCAGGACGTCTACGCGGTCACCCTGCGCGGCATGCAGAAGTCGATCATCATCGGCTTCCTCGTCGCCCTCTTCTCCACCGGCGTCGCCGCCCTGGTCGGCGCCGCCGCCGGCTACTTCGGCGGGTGGGTGGACAGGGCCCTGATGTGGGGCGCGGACCTGCTGCTCGTGCTGCCCAGCTTCCTGATCATCGCCATCCTCTCGCCGAACCTCAAGGGCGGCTCGTGGCTCTGGTTCGTGGTCCTGCTGGCGGCCTTCTCCTGGATGATCACCTCCCGGGTGGTGCGGAGCATGACGCTCTCCCTGCGGGAGCGGGAGTACATCCTGGCCGCCCGTTACATGGGCATCCCCGGCTGGAGGATCATCCTCCGCCACGTCGTGCCGAACCTCTCCTCCCTGCTGATCATCGACGCCACGCTCAACGTCAGCGCGGCGATCATCGGCGAGGCGTCCCTGTCGTTCTTCGGCTTCGGCGTCCAGCCGCCCGACGTCTCGCTCGGCACGCTGATCGCGGCGGGTAGCGGGCAGGTCACCGGCTACCCCTGGCTGTTCCTGTTCCCGGCCGGGCTGCTCGTGCTCCTCGTCCTCAGCGTCAACCTCGTCGGCGACGGCCTGCGTGACGCGCTCGACCCGGGGAGCAACCAGTGA
- a CDS encoding ABC transporter ATP-binding protein has product MPILEVNDLNVTFRGGIKAVRGVSYQLSRGEVLGIVGESGSGKSVTSLAVMGLLPAGAEVSGSVRLHGRELLDMPEDELVRLRGKTIGMIFQDPLSAFTPVYTIGDQIAEAVRIHQKIGKDKAARRAVELLDLVGIPHPDVRAKAFPHEFSGGMRQRAMIAMAIANDPDVLICDEPTTALDVTIQAQVLEVLKTAQRETGAGIVMITHDLGVVAGIADRVLVMYAGKPVELGTVDEIYYRPRQPYTMGLLASIPRMDRPTARLIPIDGNPPSPAALPPGCPFAPRCPMRVSACDEAEPELERIGPGTRMSACIRSHEIELKGLDGATIYPVPEAPAETAEPRPRAERDTVLSVENMIRHYPLMKGAVFKRRVGTVHAVDGISFDVAEGETLALVGESGCGKTTTLQQIMQLEAPQSGTVVVLGKDSATLAKAERKALRRDLQIVFQDPMAALDPRMPVGDILAEPLRAHGHKDVKGRIAELLSLVGLDPSHAQRYPQHFSGGQRQRIGIARALALEPRLIVLDEPVSALDVSIQAGVINLLEDLKVRLGLSYLFVAHDLSVVRHLADRIAVMYLGRIAEIGTVDEVYGRPAHPYTRALLSAIPLPDPELERSRERILLEGDLPSPADPPSGCRFRTRCPKRALLGAEDARRCEEEEPSVVRLASAVDHGAACHYPEEAEVVVTSRH; this is encoded by the coding sequence ATGCCCATCCTTGAGGTGAACGACCTCAACGTCACCTTCCGCGGCGGCATCAAGGCCGTCCGGGGCGTGAGCTACCAGCTCAGCCGGGGCGAGGTCCTCGGCATCGTCGGCGAGTCCGGCTCCGGCAAGTCGGTGACCTCGCTGGCGGTGATGGGCCTGCTCCCGGCCGGCGCCGAGGTCAGCGGCTCGGTCCGGCTGCACGGCCGGGAACTGCTCGACATGCCGGAGGACGAGCTCGTCCGGCTCCGCGGCAAGACCATCGGGATGATCTTCCAGGACCCGCTGTCGGCCTTCACCCCCGTCTACACCATCGGCGACCAGATCGCCGAGGCCGTGCGGATCCACCAGAAGATCGGCAAGGACAAGGCGGCCAGGCGGGCGGTCGAGCTGCTGGACCTGGTCGGCATCCCGCACCCGGACGTGCGGGCCAAGGCGTTCCCGCACGAGTTCTCCGGCGGCATGCGCCAGCGCGCCATGATCGCCATGGCCATCGCCAACGACCCCGACGTGCTGATCTGCGACGAGCCGACCACCGCGCTCGACGTCACCATCCAGGCCCAGGTCCTGGAGGTGCTCAAGACCGCGCAGCGGGAGACCGGCGCCGGCATCGTGATGATCACGCATGACCTCGGGGTCGTCGCCGGCATCGCCGACCGGGTGCTGGTCATGTACGCCGGCAAGCCGGTCGAGCTCGGCACCGTGGACGAGATCTACTACCGTCCGCGCCAGCCGTACACGATGGGCCTGCTCGCCTCGATCCCGCGCATGGACCGCCCGACCGCGCGGCTCATCCCGATCGACGGCAACCCGCCCTCGCCCGCCGCGCTGCCGCCGGGCTGCCCGTTCGCGCCCCGCTGCCCGATGAGGGTCAGCGCGTGCGACGAGGCGGAGCCCGAGCTGGAGCGGATCGGCCCCGGCACCCGGATGTCGGCCTGCATCCGCTCGCACGAGATCGAGCTCAAGGGCCTCGACGGTGCCACGATCTACCCGGTGCCCGAGGCGCCCGCCGAGACGGCCGAGCCCCGGCCGCGCGCCGAGCGCGACACCGTGCTCAGCGTCGAGAACATGATCCGGCACTACCCGCTCATGAAGGGCGCGGTGTTCAAGCGCCGGGTCGGCACCGTGCACGCGGTGGACGGCATCAGCTTCGACGTCGCCGAGGGCGAGACGCTCGCCCTGGTCGGCGAGTCGGGCTGCGGCAAGACCACCACCCTCCAGCAGATCATGCAGCTGGAGGCGCCGCAGAGCGGCACGGTCGTCGTGCTCGGCAAGGACAGCGCCACGCTGGCCAAGGCCGAGCGCAAGGCGCTCCGCCGGGACCTGCAGATCGTCTTCCAGGACCCGATGGCCGCGCTCGACCCGCGCATGCCGGTCGGCGACATCCTCGCCGAGCCGCTGCGCGCGCACGGTCACAAGGACGTCAAGGGCAGGATCGCCGAGCTGCTCAGCCTGGTGGGCCTGGACCCCAGCCACGCCCAGCGCTACCCGCAGCACTTCTCCGGCGGACAGCGCCAGCGCATCGGCATCGCCCGCGCGCTGGCCCTGGAGCCCCGGCTGATCGTGCTCGACGAGCCGGTGTCGGCACTCGACGTGTCCATCCAGGCGGGTGTGATCAACCTGCTGGAGGACCTGAAGGTCAGGCTCGGCCTGTCCTATCTGTTCGTCGCGCACGACCTGTCGGTGGTCCGGCACCTCGCGGACCGGATCGCCGTCATGTATCTCGGCAGGATCGCCGAGATCGGCACGGTCGACGAGGTGTACGGCAGGCCCGCCCACCCCTACACGCGGGCGCTGCTGTCGGCGATCCCGCTGCCCGACCCCGAGCTGGAGCGCTCACGCGAGCGGATCCTGCTCGAAGGCGACCTGCCCAGCCCGGCCGACCCCCCGTCGGGCTGCCGCTTCCGCACCCGCTGTCCCAAGCGCGCCCTGCTGGGCGCCGAGGATGCACGCAGGTGCGAGGAGGAAGAGCCCTCTGTTGTACGGCTCGCGTCCGCCGTCGATCACGGCGCCGCCTGCCACTACCCCGAAGAGGCCGAGGTCGTCGTGACCTCGCGTCACTGA
- a CDS encoding ABC transporter family substrate-binding protein: MKVGYKAIGGAALLAMALTACAGGGADKPKAASSEAAKEQAATIPGSTTNPVAYDQVADGGTLKLALGLWQTQWNYNQVNGTNASTDDVIEPIIPLVAIANDKAEVTNNPDYVTEWKMELTGDKQVVTYKIHEKATWSDGTPMTYKDFQAQWKALNGSNKKYQVSSTDGYDRVESVEKGATDKDVVVTFSKNYPDWPGMFSPLYPASTNETPEAFNKGWIDKLPITAGPFKVESVDQTTKTATLVRDDKWWGQKAKLDKVIFRTIEDTAKLNAFANGEIDAVEIPASASDLKRAKGVPDVDIRKAAAPNWRHFTVNGSSEFLKDKSVRQAVQLGINREVIAQSDLKDMDWPIQTLNNHLYMNTHKGYVDNSGELGKYNPEKAKQLLDAAGWKQEGEYRKKDGKEFAIRFTVPSSLPTAKQEGELTQAMLKEIGIKVTVEPVPVDKFFDDFIIPGNFDIVPFSWLGTPFPNGALPQIYKTPVSAENFGSNFPRTGTPELDKLIDQAAGEMDPVKAIELGNQADKLIWDLVHTIPMYQRPDIYATKKNLANYGSFGYSDKSWASIGFTK, encoded by the coding sequence GTGAAGGTTGGCTACAAGGCCATCGGCGGAGCCGCGCTCCTGGCCATGGCCCTCACCGCCTGCGCCGGTGGCGGCGCCGACAAGCCCAAGGCCGCGTCGAGCGAGGCCGCCAAGGAGCAGGCCGCCACGATTCCCGGAAGCACGACCAACCCCGTCGCCTACGACCAGGTGGCCGACGGCGGCACGCTGAAGCTCGCGCTCGGCCTGTGGCAGACCCAGTGGAACTACAACCAGGTCAACGGCACCAACGCCAGCACCGACGACGTGATCGAGCCGATCATCCCGCTCGTCGCCATCGCCAACGACAAGGCCGAGGTCACCAACAACCCCGACTACGTCACCGAGTGGAAGATGGAGCTCACCGGGGACAAGCAGGTCGTCACCTACAAGATCCACGAAAAGGCCACGTGGTCGGACGGCACGCCGATGACCTACAAGGACTTCCAGGCCCAGTGGAAGGCCCTGAACGGCTCCAACAAGAAGTACCAGGTCTCCTCGACCGACGGCTACGACCGGGTCGAGTCGGTGGAGAAGGGCGCCACCGACAAGGACGTGGTGGTGACCTTCTCCAAGAACTACCCGGACTGGCCGGGCATGTTCTCGCCGCTCTACCCCGCCTCGACGAACGAGACGCCCGAGGCGTTCAACAAGGGCTGGATCGACAAGCTCCCGATCACCGCGGGCCCGTTCAAGGTCGAGTCCGTCGACCAGACCACCAAGACCGCCACCCTCGTCCGCGATGACAAGTGGTGGGGGCAGAAGGCCAAGCTCGACAAGGTCATCTTCCGGACCATCGAGGACACCGCCAAGCTGAACGCCTTCGCCAACGGCGAGATCGACGCGGTCGAGATCCCGGCGAGCGCCTCCGACCTCAAGCGGGCCAAGGGGGTGCCGGACGTCGACATCCGCAAGGCGGCCGCCCCGAACTGGCGCCACTTCACCGTCAACGGCTCCAGCGAGTTCCTCAAGGACAAGTCGGTCCGCCAGGCCGTCCAGCTCGGCATCAACCGTGAGGTGATCGCCCAGTCCGACCTCAAGGACATGGACTGGCCGATCCAGACCCTCAACAACCACCTGTACATGAACACCCACAAGGGTTACGTGGACAACTCCGGTGAGCTGGGCAAGTACAACCCGGAGAAGGCCAAGCAGCTCCTGGACGCCGCCGGCTGGAAGCAGGAGGGCGAGTACCGCAAGAAGGACGGCAAGGAGTTCGCGATCCGCTTCACCGTCCCCTCCTCCCTGCCCACCGCCAAGCAGGAGGGCGAGCTGACCCAGGCGATGCTGAAGGAGATCGGCATCAAGGTCACCGTCGAGCCGGTCCCGGTCGACAAGTTCTTCGACGACTTCATCATCCCCGGCAACTTCGACATCGTGCCGTTCTCCTGGCTGGGCACGCCGTTCCCGAACGGCGCCCTGCCGCAGATCTACAAGACGCCCGTCAGCGCCGAGAACTTCGGCAGCAACTTCCCGCGCACCGGCACCCCCGAGCTGGACAAGCTGATCGACCAGGCCGCGGGCGAGATGGACCCGGTCAAGGCGATCGAGCTGGGCAACCAGGCCGACAAGCTGATCTGGGACCTGGTCCACACGATCCCGATGTACCAGCGCCCCGACATCTACGCCACCAAGAAGAACCTGGCCAACTACGGCTCCTTCGGGTACTCCGACAAGAGCTGGGCCTCCATCGGCTTCACCAAGTAG